A window of Phaseolus vulgaris cultivar G19833 chromosome 4, P. vulgaris v2.0, whole genome shotgun sequence genomic DNA:
ATTGTTCCAACTTCAATTCTCTTCATTCTGGGAAGACCCTTTTGCAGCACAGGCATAATAGTCCTTGTTCTTCAATGCCGTctccttcttctccttcttgGACATCGTTGGATGAGAGTGGTAAACCATCCAAGAGAGTGTGGATATGGACCTCAAACAAGCAGGTCATGACTGCGGCTGTAGAGAGAGGATGGAACACTTTTGTTTTCCCATCACACCATCGACAACTTGCTCGAGAATGGTCGGGTAAGTTCTTCATTTGGAAGGCAATTCTATCTCCCATTTGTGTATTTTTGGAAGAATTTAATTTGGATTGCCTGCAAATGTAAGAATATTTACAATCTCAATCAATTAGGAATCCATCACTATGAATGACTTTGGAAATGATAATTATAGAACTTATGAATCTTGTCATACATGAAAAATCAATGATTCAAGTTGCAAACAAAACATACAACAAAAGCCTTATGCTATTAGGTGAGGTTGGTTTCATGAATCACACTATGCTATTCTGCTCCTTTAAAGATGAGATTTTTAGAGATATTATTTACTATGAGACCCCTCTAAACAACTTTCTCCAATGTGTTTCTTTCTTGGTCTTCCTCTCTCCCTTTTCATAGCTGGTCGTAATCCTAGTAAAGGAGGAGAGCTATGTTAAGCTCTTGGCTGCCAATGTAAAATGAATGTGGACCATGATTGAAGAATTCATTCTGGTGAGCTTCGATTTGTTAATACATGATAGTGGGAAAATGTTTTGTACTGATTTTTTGTGTGTAGAAAGTCAAAATGAAATCCCTTTAGTGTTATGCTAACCATAAATAAGATAAGATGACCATAATTGTTTTGTGCACAATACATTTTCGTGCTCGAGTTTGTATTATTGGTGGACCGGTATATAATACTACTACCATGTCTAATTGtatgaatttgaaattttgGTCTTGATGGGGTACAGAAATTGCAGTAATATGCCCACTTTTTGTTAATGAGGAAGAGGTTTTGGATGAACAGAATAAAAGGGTAGCCACAATTTTTGACGTTTCGAACCCAGAGGAACTAGAGGGACTTAGACCAGAGGATGAGCACGCAGAGAGCATTGTAGTTAATTTACTAGATTGGCAGGTATGTTCATTGTAGGTTGCTATAACAATTATGATGGAATAGTTTGCACAGTTGTTATCCATGAATGATTTTGtctatagtttatttttatatcaattttaactctATGACTTTGACTGCATCACctcaaaaaccatttttttttatggtttgaTCTTCTCTGACTTCAATTGCTGCAACAAAATCCACTGTCTTTTAAAAGTGTAATATAGCTTTTTTTCAGTACATTTCTAATTTTCTTTGTTTAATTTTCTCAGGTAATTCCTGCTGAAAATATAATAGCTGCTTTTCAAAGAAGCCAAAAGACAGTGTTTGCCATCTCTAATAATACATCTGAAGCTCAGTTGTTTCTTGAGGTATATACAAGGAGACTAATTAATGAAGTAAATTTTACAGAGTTGAAGCTTGTGTGTGTGACTGTATATATAATACTAGTCTTTTTCTTTCAGCCTTAAGTCTGTTCTCACAGTTACAACCCTTGGATTTTGTAGGCGCTTGAACATGGTTTAGATGGCATAGTAATGAAAATTGAAGATGTTGAACCTGTTCTCGAGCTAAAGGTATTCTGTACCTAGATGAGACTTCTTCAGTAATTAGGCGTTACCTCTTATTTCAGTTGGAAACTTTCAGGCTTATTTTGACAGAAGAATGGAAGAAAGCAATCTACTGAGCTTGACCAAAGCCACTGTGACACATATTCAAGGGACTGGAATGGGGGATCGCGTTTGTGTAGATCTCTGCAGTCTCATGAGACCTGGTGAAGGACTTCTGGTATGTATCAGTTTCCTCTGCaacatttaaattatttcttGGCTAATCAGTGAAGCTTCCATTCTTATTGTCCAAATATTTGCAACAGGTTGGATCTTTTGCCAGAGGATTATTTCTTGTTCACTCAGAATGCTTGGAGTCAAATTACATTGCAAGTAGGCCTTTCCGGGTGAATGCAGTAAGTTGTGCACACAAACTTGAAATTAATATATTCATTTCCTTTGATCTTGGGTAAAATCATCTCCCTTTTCATCACAATTCAATGTGGTGACAGTGTGAGAACAGCCATCACATCACATCCCTTTTGGGAAAAGGTATCAGTTATGGTGTTGTGTGCATAATACTCACCTTCCAAGGCCAAGCTTTTATTTAGCAGTACATTAGTCATGATAATTGTTTCCCCTTATTTTTCATGAACgttgaataaaatttatatgttCTAGAAGTTCTAGTCACTTGATAGCTGAATATTTTCTATCCTTGCATGTCTCATTTTGTAAGGTTAGTTCAGCCTAATTACTTTCTTGAAGCTGAAAGTTTGATGTTtctaatgtgtttttttttgtactttttgCATTCACAATGTTTTGGAGTTTCCAGTTAAAATGTTAATGATGCTGTCTGGAGAAGTTGTATGAACCTTTTCTAACCAATCACTTATCATAACAGGGACCAGTGCATGCCTATGTTGCTGTTCCAGGAAGCAGAACATCCTACCTGTCAGAATTAAAGTCAGGAAAAGAAGTGATTGTTGTTGATCAGAAGGGTCACCAACGAATTGCAATTGTTGGGCGTGTAAAGATAGAAAGTAGACCACTAATCCTAGTGGAGGCAAAGGTTTGTGAATGCATTACTGAAAAAAATGATTGAAAAGTGTTTCTTAATGATTTTTAGCTTGATTTCTTCAATGAGTGTGCTATAGTGCACTTGCTGTGGAATATGTCAAGTTAATCTAAAACATATTCTTGAAAGATGTAGCAGTTGATAATACACTGAGATTATAACTTCTCCTTAGAGGTGTATGGAAACTCGTAAAAACTAGATATCAAAGCGCAATGGGTCagtttttaacaaaatttctCATGGAAACTAATTTTGAGATAAAATTGATTCTTAAAAAACCAATTTCAATGTTGATCTTTTTCTTGAtccaactattttttttattttgctctCTCTTCCTCTTCATTTTGCCCTTGTCCTCCTCATCTGGTTTTATTGGATAAGATAAAATTGCAAAAACCACTCATTTATCAGTCAGTAAACATGTCAggtgtttttaatttaaaaccaGAAAGATAAAAAGTggcttaaaacaatttttaatggAAGTTTGGGTTAAACCTAGTTTTATAATAACCTGAATTTATATGGTTATCTTATTTTAAGTAGTTCTAAATTAGCTTTGAGAGTTCTCAAATTTCCCCTTCTTTAGCACTTGTAATGAAACCAAGGTGTCATAAAGTagtatttcataatattaaggATGAACATTGTGTTGTAATTTTGAGTTTTCCAACATTATCTTGATTCACGTAATGTTTCTCCTTTCCTTGCACAACATTATTTACATGGTGGTTGAGAGCATGTAGCCCTGTAGGTCAAGGTTGGTTCTTCTAAATATAAGTATCTCTTCTGTCCTCCAAACACCTTCACTCACTCTTTTTCTCCTATTGCGGATTGCGGATAAGTTCTTAGAGATAGTGCTATGTCTCATGAAAACATCAAGCAATTTTTTTACTACACATTGTGTGGCAGTAACTTCGTTATCACTATTTCAGGTCCTTTTATTGCTGTTTGCTGATACCTATCCAAAAATCTGATCTGGTAATAATAATTGTTTCATTTCAGATAGAATCAGATACTCAAACTATCAGCATCCTCTTACAAAATGCAGAAACAGTTGCATTAGTTTGTCCCCCACAAGGTAATGTAATCATTTTTTCCTTCTATTTTCTCTTAGTTTGTTGAGTTTGCTAAAGTGTTGTGTATTTCCCTATTCAGGTAATACAGTGTTAAAAACAGCCATTCCAGTGACCTCACTCAAAGTTGGAGATGAAATTCTGTTGAGAGTACAAGGAGGTGCTCGGCATACAGGAATAGAAATTCAAGAATTTATAGTTGAGAAATGAACTAGTAATAATGTATTCAAGTTGTAATAATACTCATTCAAATTGTGAACTTTTGTTCTCCCTGCAGTTATGATGCTAGAGTAGATTATGATCTGGCCAGAGACATGGAAAAGGGCAGCTTATATTTTGCTCTACACAATGACATTGAAGTTGTTGAGTTAGGTTGCGCCAAAGGGTTAACATGATTGCACAACAGCACTCACTCACAGAATTGTTACTGCAATCACCAAGTGTCTGTTAATTTCACCATCATGATTCTAAATGCATCTTGGATGGAAGTAGCTCTCCATTTCCTTCTTTCAAATGCTTTTGGCCTATGAACTGAGGGTTTACATTGGGATTTAAATCAAACATGTTGCATgcattttcttcaaaatttaagGTGTCATCTCTGATTTTGGCATTATTGGACAACTAAATTATAGTTCATCCAATTGAACACTTTGTGTCAGCAGCACCTATGTCTTGAAGCAGGTGACTAAGGTTTTGTTATGCTGCCTGCATCAGTTTCCCATTGTTCTCTTCTCTCAGAGCATGTATATATATTTGCAATAGAAGTAATCATTCTCTACTATAAACAAATGAAAGCACAAATGATATCTTTCTAAAAGATAGTTTACATTAGATCCTAGACCTTCTCTTGACTAtgataaaactgaaaataatatatattttttataagcaacaactaaataaaataaagtaagacACTTTAGGAGTATATCAACCTTTATATAGACACTTTAAAGAtgtttcaacccttatacagaaagTGGTTAAGGCCAACTTGCTCAACATTTGACCTATAGACACTCCTCAAACTTTAGAGACCACCAAACCAATCCTAAAGATTGAAAGGAATGGTAAGTCACATCAAATGAAATCATCATCTATCTTAATAGATCCTTATAACTAATATTTagtcaaaacaataaaaaaaaacaataaaatgaatatatagCTATATGGCATAAGAAAAGTGGGATTGATGAACACAAGTAACAACAATATTTGAAATTCTAGTATAAAGTATAGGAGTGACATTCTTACCTAAATTTTAATTCAGATTATAATGTAtaggataaaaataatttattaatttattttgattcattaaaaaattattccaaattttttattcatcatgattcatttaaaaaaaattctatccattaaccatttttttttcatatctccttattttcatcctaattttaattaagaaactaaaaacatgcaatttaaaacttatataatatatttatggttaaaagaatcaaattatatatgaaCTATTCATTGAACTTTAGCTCAATTTTATTATGAGTTGGAAATTAAAAGTGGTAATAATCAGAAGCAATAAGCAAGAAAAAATTGAAGAGAGTGAATGGGAAAGAGAGAGATAGGTGAATACTATATGGAGAGAAAACATTGCTTCTGGAGATAGTGAAAAACAGGTTAAAaggttttataaaatattaaagctTTAATTtggattattaaaaaataaaaaccttttaaaatattataaaaggtatattttcaaaatattctcaaaacatatatttttgaacatttaaaaaaatcaatttaagaaaaaactaaatatgtaaaattatttatattagttttGATATACTAAATATTGAGTAGAAAGTTCATtagatttttaaatataatgaatGGGCAATTAACCATCTatgaagaaattaaataaatggatggataatctatctattttttttaattaattcagCCATAAAGAGACATATCTATATCCAAATtggatttaaaataaataaatagatttggATGGAAGGCATTTGCTTCACTTCAAAATCAAATTTGCATCTCTCTTGATCATAATCTTTTGTGTACTGAGAaacatattttatcattttcttttatttctccaAGTATTATTgcttgaaaaacttttttttataatagtaaGAAAAAAAGGCTTATAACTCATTCTGTTTTTATTGGAAAGATATAAAAGGGTTATAAGTTACAAATGAATTCATTAATTTAATAagcatgaaaagaaaaatacaaaaaatacacttattaatttatcaaaattaataatccCAAAAAATCTAGATGATATGATAAGTTTTCCCTCCCTTCTCTTTCTATACATTATTCacacataaatttaaattatgtaattaaaatataaaaataatttcttataagtctaatatatttttagaaaaatatttggatcgtaacattaattttataaaacttataTAGTGAGAATTTAGAGAGAAGAAATTTAACTGAATGGTAATACGAGTAAGTTTCACAAGAATGATATGGAATCCAATCATTTGTTGGTATTCCTTGAAATCTAATTTAGAATTAACTTTGCCTTTCCAAAAGAAAGTTTCGTGAAACAATTCCATGAAAGTCAACAATCAATTAAATTGATAgtgttttgaaaattatttcaaaataagagTTTTGAAAACCAAAAATAGTTGAGTGAGATGTTTCTTCACCCTCTAGTTTTGTTTTCTTAAAGTTCC
This region includes:
- the LOC137836883 gene encoding uncharacterized protein isoform X2, with translation MALLSHICISHFSSIGPSSSFSVSPTTFLQLSWFSTDSPNLRATNHCSNFNSLHSGKTLLQHRHNSPCSSMPSPSSPSWTSLDESGKPSKRVWIWTSNKQVMTAAVERGWNTFVFPSHHRQLAREWSEIAVICPLFVNEEEVLDEQNKRVATIFDVSNPEELEGLRPEDEHAESIVVNLLDWQVIPAENIIAAFQRSQKTVFAISNNTSEAQLFLEALEHGLDGIVMKIEDVEPVLELKAYFDRRMEESNLLSLTKATVTHIQGTGMGDRVCVDLCSLMRPGEGLLVGSFARGLFLVHSECLESNYIASRPFRVNAGPVHAYVAVPGSRTSYLSELKSGKEVIVVDQKGHQRIAIVGRVKIESRPLILVEAKIESDTQTISILLQNAETVALVCPPQGNTVLKTAIPVTSLKVGDEILLRVQGVMMLE
- the LOC137836883 gene encoding uncharacterized protein isoform X1, with the protein product MALLSHICISHFSSIGPSSSFSVSPTTFLQLSWFSTDSPNLRATNHCSNFNSLHSGKTLLQHRHNSPCSSMPSPSSPSWTSLDESGKPSKRVWIWTSNKQVMTAAVERGWNTFVFPSHHRQLAREWSEIAVICPLFVNEEEVLDEQNKRVATIFDVSNPEELEGLRPEDEHAESIVVNLLDWQVIPAENIIAAFQRSQKTVFAISNNTSEAQLFLEALEHGLDGIVMKIEDVEPVLELKAYFDRRMEESNLLSLTKATVTHIQGTGMGDRVCVDLCSLMRPGEGLLVGSFARGLFLVHSECLESNYIASRPFRVNAGPVHAYVAVPGSRTSYLSELKSGKEVIVVDQKGHQRIAIVGRVKIESRPLILVEAKIESDTQTISILLQNAETVALVCPPQGNTVLKTAIPVTSLKVGDEILLRVQGGARHTGIEIQEFIVEK